In a genomic window of Bacteroidetes bacterium SB0662_bin_6:
- the atpE gene encoding ATP synthase F0 subunit C, whose product MDATALAYLAAGIGAGLVAIGAGIGLGHIAGPAMEGSARQPEVAGHIRLTMIIAAALLEGVALFGMIICLLLSFK is encoded by the coding sequence ATGGACGCTACTGCATTAGCTTATCTGGCCGCCGGCATCGGAGCCGGACTTGTCGCAATCGGGGCCGGCATCGGGCTGGGTCACATTGCCGGTCCTGCAATGGAAGGCTCGGCGCGGCAGCCTGAGGTCGCCGGCCATATACGGCTGACCATGATCATCGCCGCGGCGCTCCTCGAGGGCGTTGCGCTTTTCGGCATGATCATCTGCCTGCTGCTCTCCTTCAAGTGA
- the atpF gene encoding F0F1 ATP synthase subunit B, with protein sequence MDIILAQSLLEPNVGLIFYKVLVFALLLFVLGKFAWKPIVSALSEREETIDTSIRKAEHALEEARKTGEKNEEARRAAEENARRVMQDARAAAERVRTDELEKTRARIRQMQEQAQAEIEREKQRALDELRDEVAGLAIHTAEQILEETLDSPRQRKLVDRFIEQLPKN encoded by the coding sequence ATGGATATCATCTTAGCCCAGAGTCTTCTCGAGCCGAATGTGGGACTGATCTTCTACAAGGTCCTCGTGTTCGCACTGTTGCTGTTCGTGCTTGGCAAGTTCGCGTGGAAACCCATCGTGAGCGCATTGAGCGAACGCGAAGAAACCATTGACACGTCGATCAGGAAGGCCGAGCATGCGCTCGAAGAAGCCCGGAAGACCGGGGAGAAAAACGAAGAGGCCCGGCGCGCGGCGGAAGAGAACGCCCGACGCGTTATGCAAGATGCCCGCGCGGCGGCCGAGCGGGTGCGCACCGACGAACTGGAAAAGACGCGGGCCAGAATCCGGCAGATGCAGGAACAGGCGCAAGCCGAAATCGAGCGGGAGAAGCAACGCGCGCTGGATGAACTGCGGGATGAAGTGGCCGGCCTTGCTATTCACACCGCCGAGCAGATTCTCGAAGAGACACTTGACTCGCCCAGGCAGCGCAAACTGGTCGATCGCTTTATCGAGCAGCTTCCCAAAAATTGA
- the atpH gene encoding ATP synthase F1 subunit delta, with amino-acid sequence MVVARRYARALYEEAERASKVERVDADLALVRATLEESEALEQLFRNPIVAREKKHAVVRALFETRLDDLTLRFLDMLVGRQRESLFVRIAQAWRSLHDERLGIVEAEARVASEFSEEERAGLTEALEQLTGKKIRLNVRKDAGLIGGLVVRIGDTVYDRSVRHQLEALRDRVTLRPLSMN; translated from the coding sequence ATGGTAGTAGCCCGCAGATACGCACGTGCGCTGTACGAGGAAGCCGAGCGCGCCTCGAAGGTCGAACGCGTCGACGCAGACCTCGCGTTGGTCCGGGCGACCCTGGAGGAGTCGGAAGCGCTGGAGCAGCTTTTTCGGAATCCGATCGTTGCCCGCGAGAAAAAACATGCCGTCGTACGCGCACTGTTCGAAACGCGCCTGGACGATCTAACGCTGCGGTTTCTCGACATGCTTGTCGGCAGACAACGCGAAAGCCTGTTTGTCCGGATTGCACAGGCATGGCGGAGCCTGCATGACGAACGCCTCGGCATCGTGGAGGCCGAAGCCCGCGTCGCTTCGGAATTCAGTGAAGAGGAACGCGCCGGACTCACGGAAGCGCTCGAGCAATTGACCGGCAAGAAGATCCGGCTGAATGTCCGGAAGGACGCCGGACTGATCGGCGGGTTGGTCGTCCGCATCGGGGACACGGTGTACGACCGGAGCGTGCGCCACCAGCTTGAGGCGCTCCGCGACCGGGTGACCCTCCGGCCTCTTTCCATGAATTAA